The proteins below are encoded in one region of Parvicella tangerina:
- a CDS encoding NAD-dependent epimerase/dehydratase family protein: protein MKRKILLTGATGLVGSHILLDLLKQNATLVYALKREKSDLSALKNLFEWYDCYPLLENINWINGDLSSNTVSEVLPTEIDEIIHTAAVVSFNPDDYEVMNKVNINATKTLLNYASKSGVSKFGFISSIAALGRMDASGRYTENSEWVENDSNSYYSKTKYEAEKAVIAANNNGVNTYIVNPGVILGPCDWNKSSGTFFRTGAKGIAFYTKGQNGFVDVRDVSRGMLDVMKNGSSGERHILVGESVPYRKIFSDLCVQFGKKPPRIYSPKWLTELGWRLDKVKSKLKGVPPTLTEETARNANGIFEYDNAKITSRGFEFTPITQSIEDSVPFFKQYYF, encoded by the coding sequence TTGAAAAGAAAAATTTTACTCACTGGTGCTACAGGCTTAGTAGGCAGTCATATTCTACTAGACCTGCTCAAGCAGAATGCAACTTTAGTTTATGCTCTCAAAAGAGAAAAGAGTGACTTATCTGCATTAAAGAACCTTTTTGAGTGGTACGATTGCTACCCCCTTTTAGAAAACATTAATTGGATCAATGGTGACCTTAGTTCCAACACCGTTTCTGAAGTACTTCCCACAGAAATTGACGAGATTATTCATACCGCTGCTGTCGTTTCTTTTAATCCTGATGACTATGAAGTGATGAATAAAGTTAACATCAATGCAACGAAGACTTTATTGAATTATGCCTCAAAAAGTGGTGTTTCCAAATTTGGATTCATCAGTTCAATCGCTGCTCTTGGGAGAATGGATGCTTCAGGCAGATACACCGAAAATTCAGAATGGGTTGAAAACGATAGCAATTCCTACTACAGCAAAACAAAATATGAAGCCGAAAAAGCCGTGATTGCGGCAAATAATAATGGTGTAAATACCTACATTGTCAATCCGGGAGTTATTCTAGGTCCTTGCGATTGGAATAAAAGCAGTGGTACTTTCTTTAGAACTGGTGCAAAAGGAATTGCTTTCTACACCAAAGGACAAAACGGTTTTGTGGACGTTAGAGATGTATCGCGCGGTATGCTGGATGTCATGAAAAATGGTAGTTCAGGTGAACGACATATACTCGTTGGAGAGAGCGTCCCTTACAGAAAGATTTTTAGCGATCTATGTGTTCAATTTGGCAAAAAACCTCCACGCATTTATTCACCAAAATGGTTGACCGAACTAGGTTGGCGACTAGACAAAGTAAAATCAAAATTAAAAGGAGTCCCTCCAACGCTTACAGAAGAAACCGCACGAAATGCCAACGGAATTTTTGAATATGACAACGCTAAGATAACGAGTAGAGGTTTTGAGTTTACTCCAATTACTCAATCGATTGAAGACAGTGTGCCATTTTTTAAGCAATACTATTTCTGA
- a CDS encoding 3-phosphoshikimate 1-carboxyvinyltransferase — protein MIHLSDKNSKIDAVIELTRSKSESNRALILKTLLKDSIHINNLSDSDDTKALMEALNEYQDSDEINVGHAGTTFRFLTAFLAIQPAGSWILTGSERMKERPIKVMVDALRIMGAKIEYLGKDGFPPLKIQGTSFISNEVSIDAGVSSQYISALMMVGTNIQGGLKIRLDGKITSLPYLMMTFSMMEELGVGVSIDLEEQLITIEEKRKVANQVVNIEGDWSAASYWYSLVALGEIGSQIKLLGLNQTSRQGDARIKSYFEQLGVESSFDVGTWTLTKISEPELKLLQLDLSDTPDVAQTLVCACAGLGVGVDFTGLHTLRIKETDRLMALQNELEKFNIRIEVPSNHQLFMKAEQVLSEPKEAIATYKDHRMAMAFAPLAMKAKVAIEHEEVVSKSYPSFWNDLKKVLNVGS, from the coding sequence ATGATTCATTTATCAGATAAAAATAGCAAAATTGATGCGGTCATCGAATTGACGCGCTCCAAAAGTGAAAGTAATAGAGCTTTGATATTAAAGACATTGCTTAAGGATTCAATTCATATAAATAATTTGTCTGATTCTGATGATACAAAAGCGCTTATGGAAGCATTAAATGAATATCAAGATTCGGACGAAATAAATGTTGGTCATGCAGGGACTACTTTTCGCTTTCTGACTGCATTTCTTGCTATTCAACCAGCTGGTTCGTGGATCCTTACAGGTTCAGAGCGGATGAAAGAGAGACCAATCAAAGTAATGGTAGATGCCTTAAGGATAATGGGGGCTAAAATTGAGTATCTCGGGAAGGATGGTTTTCCCCCACTGAAGATCCAAGGAACTAGTTTTATATCTAACGAAGTATCCATTGACGCAGGAGTGAGCAGCCAGTATATCTCGGCATTGATGATGGTCGGTACGAATATTCAGGGAGGTCTGAAAATTAGGTTGGATGGGAAGATCACTTCTTTACCTTATTTAATGATGACCTTTTCGATGATGGAGGAGCTAGGAGTTGGAGTTAGTATTGATCTCGAAGAACAACTGATAACGATTGAGGAAAAGAGGAAGGTGGCAAACCAAGTCGTTAATATCGAAGGCGATTGGAGCGCAGCTTCTTATTGGTACAGTTTAGTAGCACTTGGTGAGATAGGTTCACAAATTAAGTTGCTAGGACTAAATCAAACGAGTAGACAAGGAGACGCTAGAATCAAAAGTTACTTTGAGCAATTGGGTGTTGAGTCTAGTTTTGATGTTGGTACTTGGACTTTGACTAAAATCAGTGAGCCTGAACTCAAACTTCTCCAATTGGATTTGTCCGATACGCCAGACGTTGCTCAAACGTTGGTATGTGCTTGCGCTGGTCTTGGAGTTGGAGTTGATTTTACGGGGTTGCATACCCTCCGGATTAAGGAAACGGATCGGTTGATGGCTCTTCAGAATGAGTTAGAGAAGTTTAATATTCGCATTGAGGTTCCATCTAACCATCAGTTATTCATGAAAGCTGAGCAAGTGTTGAGCGAGCCTAAAGAAGCTATAGCTACATACAAGGATCATCGAATGGCTATGGCATTTGCTCCACTAGCCATGAAAGCGAAAGTTGCTATCGAGCATGAAGAGGTCGTTTCTAAGTCTTACCCAAGTTTTTGGAATGATCTCAAAAAAGTGCTTAATGTAGGATCTTAA